The Nitrosopumilus cobalaminigenes genome contains a region encoding:
- a CDS encoding dihydroorotase — protein MTYDTVIVDSHVILPQGMVEKNILIDEGKIVGFTTDTPACDHKINGTGLVSIPGPIDTHVHYGVYSPINQAAKTESHAAAIGGITTMMRMLRLGDPFSNSLQSQLDSASENHYVDYTIHASIFTPQQINEMNFCVEKGITSFKIYMNLGGEVGHVYMDMPPNSPNLVAAEVNVTDEIVEQTVKAAAELGCPVLVHAEDYESCGCGIKIAKEKHQDGLSAWSSSRSPEYEAKAIKTVSKFGRDYDCVIYFVHIGSERALKQIEEEKKLGTKIFVETCPHYLTLSYEKQSGYLAKVMPPIRTENDRKAVWNALSNNQIDTIGTDHVANQLKLKLGGDDVWGALAGFPGIGTVIPILLNDGVNQKKISLEQFVRFTSQNAAQIFGMYPQKGTLEKNSDADVVMIDLKKEKTVTSDLFGGFSDYIVYEGRNLTGWPVKTIVRGELIAEDFEVIGKLGHGKLVDRKINLFSK, from the coding sequence ATGACGTATGATACTGTAATTGTCGATTCACACGTTATTCTTCCTCAAGGGATGGTGGAGAAAAATATCCTAATCGATGAGGGAAAAATCGTTGGATTTACAACTGATACGCCTGCATGTGATCATAAAATCAATGGCACAGGACTAGTTTCAATTCCTGGACCAATTGACACACATGTTCACTATGGAGTCTATTCTCCAATTAATCAAGCTGCAAAAACTGAATCTCATGCTGCAGCAATTGGTGGAATTACAACCATGATGCGAATGCTAAGATTAGGTGATCCTTTTTCAAATTCTTTACAATCTCAACTTGATTCAGCATCTGAAAATCATTATGTAGATTATACAATCCATGCTTCAATTTTTACTCCACAACAAATTAACGAGATGAATTTTTGTGTTGAAAAAGGAATTACATCTTTTAAAATTTACATGAATCTTGGAGGTGAAGTCGGTCATGTCTATATGGATATGCCTCCAAACTCTCCAAATCTTGTTGCAGCTGAAGTAAATGTTACTGATGAAATAGTTGAACAAACTGTTAAAGCTGCAGCTGAGCTTGGTTGTCCAGTACTAGTACATGCAGAAGACTATGAATCATGTGGATGTGGAATTAAGATTGCAAAAGAAAAACATCAGGATGGATTATCAGCTTGGTCTTCTAGTCGTTCTCCTGAGTATGAAGCTAAAGCAATCAAAACAGTATCAAAATTTGGTAGAGATTATGATTGTGTAATTTACTTTGTACATATTGGATCAGAGCGTGCACTAAAACAAATTGAAGAAGAAAAAAAACTTGGAACTAAAATTTTTGTCGAGACCTGTCCTCACTATTTGACACTTTCATATGAAAAACAATCAGGATATCTTGCAAAGGTAATGCCTCCAATAAGAACAGAGAATGATCGTAAAGCTGTTTGGAATGCATTATCAAATAACCAAATTGATACAATAGGTACTGATCACGTTGCAAATCAACTCAAACTCAAATTGGGTGGAGATGATGTCTGGGGTGCCCTTGCAGGATTCCCTGGAATAGGCACAGTAATTCCTATTTTACTTAATGATGGAGTAAATCAAAAGAAAATTTCACTTGAGCAGTTTGTACGATTTACTAGCCAAAACGCTGCTCAAATATTTGGAATGTATCCTCAAAAAGGAACCCTTGAGAAAAATTCTGATGCTGATGTTGTAATGATAGATTTGAAGAAAGAAAAAACTGTAACTTCTGATTTGTTTGGTGGATTCTCTGATTATATTGTATATGAGGGACGAAATCTAACAGGATGGCCTGTTAAAACAATTGTTCGCGGTGAATTAATTGCTGAGGATTTTGAAGTGATAGGTAAACTAGGTCATGGTAAACTAGTTGATAGAAAAATTAACTTGTTTTCTAAATAA
- a CDS encoding PRC-barrel domain-containing protein: protein MSSELRLKKLRGSGGYVMATVTDEQQMKGNLGGPDLFLAPIGRLDADKITKHFCNTCEKEFEGPPKIEFENPNEEVAENLILAERGQYICNSCNASIAEYRDFKKEDEAGEVGSAKPLEPQVQNAPQPEVAPQQVSEVAATPETVTQPGPATSVTSIEGKMVFDENANKIGTAKQVGIDSTQSMVLVITKEDGTEGSIPWNSIKKIGEVVLLGSPEAAPQPGKCSSCGFVNKEGSKFCEECGNKI, encoded by the coding sequence ATGAGTTCAGAACTTAGACTTAAAAAATTACGAGGATCCGGAGGTTATGTGATGGCTACTGTCACTGACGAACAACAAATGAAAGGTAACTTGGGCGGTCCTGATCTATTTTTGGCACCAATTGGAAGACTTGATGCTGATAAAATTACTAAACATTTTTGCAATACTTGTGAGAAAGAATTTGAAGGTCCTCCAAAGATTGAATTTGAAAATCCAAACGAAGAAGTTGCAGAAAATCTAATTCTTGCAGAACGAGGTCAATACATTTGTAATTCATGTAATGCTTCAATTGCAGAATACAGAGACTTCAAAAAAGAAGATGAAGCAGGCGAAGTTGGAAGTGCAAAACCATTAGAACCACAAGTTCAAAATGCACCACAGCCAGAAGTTGCACCACAACAAGTTTCAGAAGTTGCAGCAACACCAGAAACTGTAACACAGCCAGGTCCTGCAACATCAGTTACATCAATTGAAGGAAAAATGGTATTTGACGAGAATGCAAATAAAATTGGAACTGCAAAGCAAGTTGGAATTGATTCAACCCAATCTATGGTTTTAGTAATTACTAAAGAAGATGGTACCGAAGGAAGTATTCCATGGAATAGCATCAAAAAAATTGGAGAAGTTGTTCTTTTAGGAAGTCCAGAAGCTGCTCCTCAACCAGGAAAATGTTCTAGTTGTGGATTTGTAAACAAAGAAGGTTCCAAATTCTGCGAAGAATGTGGAAATAAAATCTGA
- a CDS encoding zinc-ribbon domain-containing protein gives MEGFDGKKAAQDYMSKHTLAFSTPELTLMRFAFWLGDSVPDPKKDGKGIPRMMTYLVEQDFEPVLIDDETYVPSGAVKSSALVGNAFNEQIPDGKFCSECGTSLSATAKFCPECGTTQ, from the coding sequence ATGGAAGGTTTTGACGGCAAAAAAGCTGCACAAGATTACATGTCAAAGCATACTCTAGCATTCTCTACTCCAGAATTAACTCTAATGAGATTTGCATTTTGGTTAGGAGATTCGGTTCCAGATCCAAAAAAGGATGGAAAGGGAATTCCAAGAATGATGACATATTTGGTAGAACAAGACTTTGAACCTGTTTTAATTGATGATGAGACATATGTTCCGTCAGGTGCAGTAAAAAGTTCAGCACTAGTTGGAAATGCATTCAATGAGCAAATTCCAGATGGAAAGTTTTGTTCTGAATGTGGTACAAGTCTTTCAGCAACTGCAAAATTCTGTCCTGAATGCGGAACAACTCAATAA
- the rpiA gene encoding ribose-5-phosphate isomerase RpiA, whose product MSYDDAIKALSSDALKFVKDDYVIGLGSGRAATALVKSLAKLIKLKEYNIRGVPTSLQIKLIAEKVGIPLVEADQVEYIDVVYDGADQIDSQKYIIKGGGGALLRENILFSLAKKVVVMADKTKFVKNFNRTVPVEIHPLARNSVTKSIKKLGGEAEIRSLDRGYPFFTENGNIILDCDFGTIKNPKILTQKIKQTTGVLESGIFLRKPDVIYKAKENGKFDIL is encoded by the coding sequence CCTACGATGATGCCATTAAGGCATTATCAAGTGATGCACTAAAATTTGTAAAAGATGATTATGTAATTGGTTTAGGTAGTGGACGAGCAGCTACTGCACTTGTAAAATCACTTGCAAAATTAATCAAACTAAAGGAGTATAACATACGAGGAGTACCTACATCATTACAAATTAAATTAATTGCAGAAAAAGTAGGCATACCTCTTGTAGAAGCAGATCAAGTGGAATACATTGATGTTGTGTATGACGGAGCAGATCAAATTGATTCACAAAAATATATAATCAAAGGTGGAGGAGGTGCATTACTAAGAGAAAATATTTTGTTTAGTCTTGCAAAAAAAGTTGTAGTGATGGCAGACAAAACAAAGTTTGTAAAAAATTTCAACAGAACAGTTCCAGTTGAGATCCATCCACTTGCTAGAAATTCAGTTACTAAATCAATAAAAAAACTAGGGGGAGAAGCAGAAATTCGTTCACTTGATAGAGGATATCCATTCTTTACTGAGAATGGGAATATAATTTTGGATTGTGATTTTGGAACAATAAAAAATCCAAAAATTCTTACTCAAAAAATTAAACAAACCACTGGAGTTTTAGAATCAGGAATATTTCTTAGAAAACCAGATGTAATTTACAAGGCCAAAGAAAACGGCAAATTTGATATTCTTTAA
- a CDS encoding protein-L-isoaspartate(D-aspartate) O-methyltransferase: MTVIEKKYQTALNDLIAYLKNSKFLTDKYVEDALRKIPRHEFVPESELDNAYYNEPLQIMKNQTISQPGVVTRMTEWLDVKDGQKILEIGTGSGWQSAILSYLVGKGDVYSVERHPELVKFAQENLKKLKIDNVHVILCDGSLGYPQASPYDRIIITAACTEIPLPLLEQLRENGLIIAPVGDSSQSLVLLQKTSKGMLEIKRQSKYVFVPLVGKFTEK; encoded by the coding sequence TTGACAGTTATTGAAAAAAAATATCAAACTGCATTAAATGATTTAATTGCTTATCTAAAAAATTCTAAATTTTTAACTGATAAATATGTAGAAGATGCATTAAGAAAAATTCCAAGACATGAATTTGTTCCAGAATCTGAATTAGATAATGCGTATTACAATGAACCTCTTCAAATCATGAAAAATCAAACAATTTCTCAACCTGGTGTTGTTACAAGAATGACTGAATGGTTAGATGTTAAAGATGGACAAAAAATTCTTGAGATTGGTACAGGTTCTGGTTGGCAAAGTGCAATCCTTTCTTACTTGGTAGGAAAAGGAGATGTTTATTCTGTTGAGCGTCATCCAGAATTAGTAAAATTTGCACAAGAAAATCTAAAAAAATTGAAAATAGATAACGTCCATGTAATTTTATGTGATGGTAGTCTTGGGTATCCTCAAGCATCACCTTATGATAGAATAATAATTACTGCTGCTTGTACTGAAATTCCTTTACCATTACTTGAACAACTACGTGAAAATGGGCTCATTATTGCACCTGTAGGGGATTCTTCTCAGTCATTGGTTTTGTTACAAAAAACCTCTAAAGGAATGCTTGAAATTAAAAGACAATCAAAGTATGTTTTTGTTCCTTTAGTAGGAAAATTTACTGAAAAATAA
- a CDS encoding zinc ribbon domain-containing protein has translation MSFGEVDTLNMLFDKLQSLFDESQGYYESFLDTNNMYKKGQISDKEFFQKLGDYTVAYSALEFLAIKVIFELKKSVGSGSGNTQSPGLMPGMGQPGMMAGGMGQPPRAGTADNPVGGSPPGIVSAQEAFGDVGTLPSPDPSLMPRQTVPPQQQGGNGCSSCGAALRAGAKFCTKCGAKA, from the coding sequence ATGTCATTTGGTGAAGTTGATACACTAAACATGCTCTTTGACAAACTTCAGAGTCTGTTTGATGAATCTCAAGGATACTATGAATCATTTCTAGATACAAACAACATGTACAAGAAAGGCCAAATCAGTGACAAAGAATTCTTCCAAAAATTAGGTGATTACACAGTTGCATATTCTGCTTTAGAATTTCTAGCTATCAAAGTAATTTTTGAATTAAAAAAATCTGTAGGCTCTGGTTCTGGTAATACACAATCTCCAGGTTTGATGCCCGGAATGGGTCAACCAGGAATGATGGCTGGCGGAATGGGTCAACCACCAAGAGCAGGAACTGCAGATAATCCAGTAGGTGGCAGTCCACCCGGAATTGTTTCTGCACAAGAAGCATTTGGAGATGTTGGAACTTTACCATCACCGGATCCATCTTTAATGCCAAGACAAACGGTACCACCACAACAACAAGGTGGAAATGGATGTTCTTCTTGTGGAGCAGCACTTAGAGCTGGTGCAAAATTTTGCACCAAGTGTGGCGCTAAAGCATAA
- the trxA gene encoding thioredoxin: MAVTQISDAKSWEVDVINSDIPVFVDFWAEWCGPCRMVGPVVEELAADYDGKVKFVKVNVDEANELASKYNVFSIPTLILLNKGEIVSQQVGAASKESYQGMIDRALA, translated from the coding sequence ATGGCTGTAACACAAATTTCAGATGCAAAATCATGGGAAGTAGATGTCATCAATTCTGACATTCCTGTATTTGTAGACTTTTGGGCCGAATGGTGTGGTCCATGTAGAATGGTAGGTCCAGTAGTTGAAGAACTGGCAGCTGACTATGATGGCAAAGTAAAATTTGTCAAGGTTAACGTTGATGAAGCCAATGAATTGGCATCAAAATACAATGTCTTTAGTATTCCAACTTTAATCCTATTAAACAAAGGTGAAATAGTTAGCCAGCAAGTGGGTGCTGCATCTAAAGAATCATACCAAGGTATGATTGATAGAGCACTCGCATAA
- a CDS encoding CFI-box-CTERM domain-containing protein: MKYLLVFSILLLVGSAYAQSPFRDTAGLTQNGIEWCEENYQLYNFIGNDFFEHHHHSIESRLCGNLYNDDLWMYSGSDRYQKLIEQSRMYYGLEIQESANEAKEGKIDTKAVNINEIPQEIQQQQKELEESKVESNIIEKEFPTIEETIDNSEGGGCLIATATYGSEMAPQVQLLREIRDNQLMNTESGISFMTGFNSLYYSFSPHIADMERESPIFKEIVKIGITPLLSTLSLMSYAESESEVLGYGIGVVLMNLGMYVAAPIMLVYQIKNKRKKN; this comes from the coding sequence TTGAAATATTTGCTTGTTTTTTCAATTTTATTATTAGTAGGTTCGGCATATGCACAATCTCCATTTCGTGATACTGCAGGCCTAACACAAAATGGTATTGAGTGGTGTGAAGAAAACTATCAATTGTATAATTTTATTGGAAATGATTTCTTTGAACATCATCATCATTCAATTGAATCAAGATTATGCGGGAATTTGTATAATGATGATTTGTGGATGTATTCAGGATCAGATAGATATCAAAAATTAATTGAACAAAGTAGAATGTATTATGGTTTAGAAATTCAAGAAAGTGCTAATGAAGCAAAAGAAGGTAAAATTGATACAAAAGCAGTAAACATTAATGAAATTCCACAAGAAATTCAACAACAGCAAAAAGAACTAGAAGAATCTAAAGTTGAATCTAATATTATTGAGAAAGAATTTCCAACAATAGAAGAAACAATTGATAATTCTGAAGGTGGAGGTTGTCTTATTGCTACTGCAACATATGGCTCAGAGATGGCACCACAGGTTCAATTGTTAAGAGAAATTAGAGATAATCAATTGATGAATACAGAATCAGGCATCTCATTTATGACAGGATTCAATTCATTGTACTATTCATTCTCACCACATATTGCAGATATGGAAAGAGAGAGTCCAATATTCAAAGAGATAGTAAAAATTGGAATTACACCATTACTATCAACATTGTCTCTAATGTCATATGCAGAATCAGAATCTGAAGTGTTAGGATATGGAATTGGAGTTGTTTTGATGAATCTAGGAATGTATGTAGCAGCTCCAATTATGTTAGTTTATCAAATAAAAAATAAAAGAAAAAAGAACTAA
- a CDS encoding signal peptidase I: protein MAKRSIPKGVVKDIIIVAVGVLVIWIGLQVAFGTQNPFYVVASGSMIPVLEVYDVLIVSGHEPFEDIEVGDIIVFNRPSDHDRVIVHRVASIMEEDPKTIRTKGDANPASIPGTDFPITQEEYIGKVAYTLPQVGYITQLLKPPINYVIIAVVVGIMIVKQFVKKKNEKELSFTDPLDSVNPDTIEELSDIDKIEKDSEYSEHVEKTGDVEELDDTDEPENQTKTEEIDETFEGIEDSIDDVESKEKEDLKKKDKEY, encoded by the coding sequence TTGGCAAAAAGATCAATCCCTAAAGGAGTAGTTAAAGACATCATAATTGTCGCAGTAGGGGTTTTAGTCATTTGGATTGGCTTGCAAGTTGCATTTGGAACACAAAATCCATTTTATGTTGTAGCAAGTGGAAGTATGATTCCAGTTCTAGAAGTATATGATGTATTGATAGTTTCAGGTCACGAGCCTTTTGAAGATATTGAGGTAGGTGATATTATTGTATTTAATCGGCCATCAGATCATGACAGGGTAATTGTACATAGAGTTGCCTCTATTATGGAAGAAGATCCCAAAACAATTAGAACTAAAGGAGATGCAAATCCAGCCTCAATTCCAGGAACTGATTTTCCAATTACACAAGAAGAGTATATTGGAAAAGTAGCATATACGCTTCCTCAAGTAGGATACATTACTCAATTACTAAAACCTCCAATCAACTATGTCATTATTGCAGTAGTGGTAGGAATAATGATTGTGAAACAATTCGTGAAGAAAAAGAATGAAAAAGAATTGTCATTTACAGATCCATTAGATTCAGTAAATCCCGATACAATTGAAGAGTTATCTGATATTGATAAGATTGAAAAAGATTCAGAATATTCAGAACATGTAGAAAAAACTGGAGACGTTGAGGAATTAGATGACACAGATGAACCTGAAAATCAAACAAAAACAGAAGAAATTGATGAAACGTTTGAAGGAATAGAGGATTCTATTGATGATGTAGAATCCAAAGAAAAAGAAGATCTAAAGAAGAAAGATAAAGAATACTAA